One Myxococcus stipitatus DNA segment encodes these proteins:
- a CDS encoding HEAT repeat domain-containing protein gives MRLPPILVPLLLVPLVALGQGDTRIAFLGRQLQQGKDPRSRSQAALVLGATEDPEAVAPLCGALKDPSELVRAAVAKSLAKLQEAAALPCLEAHKADADATVQAAVQEAVGALKAYQSRPPRFYIVLDALKDGTRSLPAELVKATEARLRSRLVRRGAMLAPAKESKAAAKGTLKKLGVHGYRITAEVHALEGGGLRVAIVCMSYPEQSLLGQVDVKAAGAQPADLLKALVPKAVEEAAETFEWSNET, from the coding sequence CCCGCTGCTCCTCGTGCCCCTCGTGGCCCTCGGCCAGGGGGACACCCGTATCGCCTTCCTGGGACGCCAGCTCCAGCAGGGCAAGGACCCCCGCTCGCGCTCCCAGGCGGCGCTGGTGCTCGGCGCCACGGAGGACCCGGAGGCCGTGGCTCCGCTCTGCGGCGCGCTGAAGGACCCCAGCGAGCTGGTGCGCGCCGCGGTCGCCAAGTCGCTGGCGAAGCTGCAGGAGGCCGCCGCGCTGCCGTGCCTGGAGGCGCACAAGGCGGACGCGGACGCCACCGTCCAGGCGGCGGTGCAGGAGGCGGTGGGCGCGCTCAAGGCCTACCAGTCCCGGCCCCCGCGCTTCTACATCGTCCTGGACGCGCTGAAGGACGGCACGCGCTCGCTGCCCGCGGAGCTGGTGAAGGCCACCGAGGCGCGGCTGCGCTCGAGGCTCGTGCGCCGGGGGGCGATGCTCGCGCCGGCCAAGGAGTCCAAGGCCGCGGCGAAGGGGACGTTGAAGAAGCTGGGGGTCCACGGCTATCGCATCACCGCGGAGGTCCATGCCCTGGAGGGCGGCGGGCTGCGGGTGGCCATCGTCTGCATGAGCTACCCGGAGCAGTCGCTGCTGGGGCAGGTGGACGTGAAGGCCGCGGGCGCGCAGCCCGCGGACCTCCTCAAGGCCCTGGTGCCCAAGGCCGTCGAGGAGGCGGCGGAAACCTTCGAGTGGAGCAACGAGACATGA